Proteins co-encoded in one Nicotiana sylvestris chromosome 7, ASM39365v2, whole genome shotgun sequence genomic window:
- the LOC138873470 gene encoding uncharacterized protein: MVLKDWDPNFQMQNESMRIVPIWINLPGLPIQCWVEENLGRIASLLGKPICTDRLTAKCERVSYARILVEMDITQLFPDEVCVEIPDRSWMQRVEFKWKPKFCLDCNKFGHGTGKCQQATQQEEEPMKHKRRRKKRTKIGKHAVVIQGAAGKTKHREINYEELDRRNVFAPLTILESPFTEGQQGQPPSTIAGQTANEDMIACLETRVKKHMSQTIQRKMGVDWQCKDNYDYAPNGRLWLLWKEANVHVTVLGRTEQLIHCLVKDKNSSFTSCITFVYGLYTVQHRFPL, translated from the exons ATGGTGTTGAAGGATTGGGACCCAAATTTCCAGATGCAGAATGAATCTATGAGAATTGTTCCAATTTGGATCAATTTACCTGGGCTACCGATCCAATGTTGGGTTGAGGAAAACCTAGGTAGGATTGCTAGCCTACTAGGCAAACCTATTTGCACTGATAGGCTTACAGCAAAATGTGAAAGGGTATCATATGCTCGAATCCTTGTTGAAATGGACATTACACAACTATTTCCTGATGAGGTTTGTGTTGAAATACCAGATAGAAGCTGGATGCAGAGAGTTGAATTTAAATGGAAACCAAAATTCTGTTTAGATTGCAACAAATTTGGGCATGGTACTGGAAAATGTCAACAAGCAACACAACAAGAAGAGGAACCAATGAagcataaaagaagaagaaagaagagaacTAAAAT AGGCAAACATGCAGTGGTAATACAAGGAGCAGCTGGCAAAACAAAACATAGAGAGATCAATTATGAAGAACTAGATAGAAGGAATGTATTTGCACCACTGACAATATTGGAAAGTCCATTTACTGAGGGACAGCAGGGGCAACCTCCTAGTACTATAGCAGGCCAAACGGCTAATGAGG ATATGATAGCTTGTTTGGAGACTAGAGTTAAAAAACACATGTCACAAACTATTCAGAGGAAGATGGGTGTAGACTGGCAATGCAAAGACAACTATGACTATGCACCTAATGGTAGACTATGGTTATTGTGGAAAGAAGCAAATGTCCATGTAACAGTACTGGGGAGAACTGAACAACTGATTCACTGTCTAGTGAAGGACAAAAATTCATCATTTACCAGTTGTATAACATTTGTTTATGGCCTATACACTGTTCAACACAGATTTCCACTATAG